The nucleotide window TTTTCTGCTTACTACAATTCGCTCTTATATATAGAAGAAAGACGGTTTTTTATACCCGAAAAATATATATTCAGAAAATCGCAGCAATTTTATATGACTAAATGATGGCAAATGTTACAAAATGAAGAAATGTTCATATCAATGACACGGATAATAGCTTAATAGCAATAATTTAACCTAATCATATAAATGTTAAAGATTTCTTAAATTCCTTAAAATAGACCCCCAGATGGATTGCAATTGTAGTAAAAGTAACGTATTCTAGTACCATCAAGGGATTCGTAGACAGAAAGGCGTGACGACATCTGAAATATAGAAAATTATCCAAAAAGAAGAAGCAAAAAAGGCTAATTGGAATAGCGGGAATTTTACTTCTAGTTATTTTAGTAGGTGTCATTGCATCCGTTGTTAGACAGCAATACTTAATTATGACAGCACCAGAACCGGACCCGGCATTTCATTCCAAACAGCAAAACTTCCTAAATGAACTTTCGCCACGTGCGCAAGAAATTCAAGCAAAGCATGGCATTTTAACAAGCATAACTCTAGCCCAAGCAATTTTGGAATCTGACTGGGGCCAAAGCGGTTTAGCCCAAAAAGGCAATAATTTATTCGGGGTAAAAGGTAAATCTCCGCAACCAATGGTAACGATGACGACCAAAGAATTTGTAGACGGCGAGTGGATTGAAATCAATGCCAATTTCCGAAAATACAAAGATTGGAACGAGTCACTCGATTCGCATGCAGAACTTTTTTTGAAAGGTACTTCCTGGAATAAAGATAAATATAACGGCGTCGTTGCAGCAGATGATTATAAAAAAGCCGCGCAAGAATTACAATCAGCAGGCTACGCAACAGACCCGGATTATGCAGAGAAATTAATCAATATTATCGAAAAATATGATCTAGCATTATACGATCGCATTGAAGACAAAATTTACTATGATACAAAATCAACGGGCTACGGCAAAGTAGAAAAAGACGTATCTGGCGCGATTTGGACCAAGCCATATGGACTAGCTGGCGCGTTAAAAGTAGAGGAAATTAACTACTATAAACGTGAAGATTTGAAAATTTTACGCGAAGCAAAGACCGATAGTGGCGTTTGGTACCAGATTTCCGTAGATACTGAGCCAATTGGTTGGGTAAAACAAGAATTAATCGCAAAAAAATAGAAAATAACCGAAAAAGAGCAAAATGACTTGTCTTATTTATAGGCAAAAAGTCCTTTTCAAGCTCTTTTTCTTTTTTATTTTCATCAGAGTCATCTTTCTAGAATTGCTCTATCAAAGCGCTAAGCCCGAATTGTAACATAAGTAATGTAAAAGTAATGTGTATTACAAGGCTGGTTTGATAGAATGAAATAGTTGTTTTAAAGAACACCTGTTTCCAGTTTTTCAAAAGCTGGAAGGATAACTCAAAGAAGGATGTGCAATAAATCATTATGTTACAGCTCGCAAAGAAGCATTTGGTGACAATTGGTCTCGGAATTACAATTACATTATGCGCCTTACCAATCCACTCCCAAGCTGCTGGTCTAGAGGACGGCCTGACTTCCAAGCAAGAGAAGTTTATTAATGAGATTGCGCCGCATGCTCAAAAAGTGCAAAAAGAACATGGTATTTTAGCAAGTATTACTATTTCGCAAGCAATCCTAGAATCTAATTGGGGCGAAAGTAAACTAGCAAAAGACGGTAATAATTTATTCGGAATTAAAGGTTCTTATAATGGAGCATCGATTAAATTACCAACAAAAGAACACAATGGTGTTGTTTGGGTTGGAACAGATGCTGTTTTCCGCGCGTATCCAGGCTGGTATGAATCCATGAATGACCACGCACTTTTATTTGTCAATGGCCCATCATGGAACCCGCATTTATATGGTGGATTAATCAAAGAATACAACTTTGAAAAAGCAGCTGTTGCTCTTGGCAAAACTGGCTATTCATCAGACCCAGAGTATGCAGCAAAACTAATTGATCTCATTAAAAAAGCAAATTTAAATAAATACGATACCGTTTATAGCGAACGTGTATCTGATAAAGCAATCAAAGCTGCCGGTGAAGTAGCTATCAAAGATAATTGCTTTGTTTGGTCCGCGCCAGGTGGTACTAAAGGAGCGAACCCCGTAGCAAGTACGACAAAATATTTTGGTCGCCAAGTTTCGATTAATCAAGAAGTAAAAGTAACCGACTCTAATATTACTTGGTACCAAATCCATCAAAACGGGGAATCAATCGGTTGGATTGAAAGTACGTCGATTAAAAACTTCTATCAATTAGAAGACTATTCGCCAACGGTTGATGCATTATTAAAAACGGATGATCAAAACCGCCTAGTCATCAACATGGATATCGATACATCCGAACTACACAAAACCAAATTAGCGAAGGCTGACACAAAAGAAAAAACAGCCTTTAATTTACCTTTACTTAACGTCCAATCCATTGTATGGTAAGTAACGCACAAAAAAGCTGAATAGATTACTCGGCTTTTTTTGCGTTTTCAAAGGATTTTTAGAAAGAAACTGTTATAATGTAAAAGGAGTTTATAAGGAGGGGTATTAATATGGATGAACAATTAAAAATGTTAAAAGCACTAACCGATGCAAAAGGTATTCCCGGTAACGAGCGCGCAGTAAGAAACGTGTTCCGCGAATATATCGAACCACTAGCGGATAGTTTTGAAACAGACGGCTTAGGAAGTGCTGTGGCGAAAAAAGTTGGCAACGAAGATGGACCTAAAATTATGATTGCTGGCCATTTAGATGAAGTAGGCTTTATGGTAACGCAAATTGACGATAAAGGCTTTATTAAATTTCAAACAGTGGGCGGCTGGGTTTCTCAAGTAATGCTCGCACAAAAAGTAACCATCGTGACGCGTTCCGGCGAAGAAATCACAGGGGTTATCGGTTCTAAACCACCACACGTTATGACAGCTGCAGAACGCCAAAAATCATTTGATATTAAAGATATGTTTATTGATGTTGGCGCAGTAGATAAAGCAGAAGTGGAAAGCTACGGCATCCGTCCTGGCGACATGATCGTTCCCGCTTTTGATTTTACTGTAATGAAAAACGAGAAATTCCTACTGGCGAAAGCATGGGATAACCGTATTGGCCTTGCAATTGCCATTGAAGTACTTAAAAACTTACAAAAAGAACAACATCCAAATATCGTTTACGGCGTTGGAACGGTTCAAGAAGAAGTCGGTTTACGTGGCGCGAAAACAGCCGCACATTTCGTACAACCAGATATCGGTTTTGCTGTTGATGTTGGCATCGCGGGAGATACTCCGGGCGTAACCGACAAAGAAGCGATGAGCAAAATGGGCGAAGGTCCACAAATCGTTATTTACGACGCATCAATGGTAGCACACGCTGGTCTCCGCGATTTTGTAACGGACGTAGCAGACGAATTATCCATTCCTTACCAATTTGAAGCAATTCCAATGGGTGGAACGGATTCTGGTTCGATTCATTTAACAGGAAACGGAATCCCGTCACTATCGATTACCATTGCAACACGCTACATTCATTCTCATTCCTCGATGCTACATCGCGACGATTTTGAAAATGCAGTGAAACTAATTACCGAAGTAGTCAAACGTTTAGATAAAGAAAAAGTAACAGAAATTCGCTTAGGTTGAGTTTCGAGAAAAGAGGACAACTTTAATGGAACAGATTCAATCAGTAAAAAACGACCGTGTCAAAACATGGAAAAAATTGCAAACGAGAAAAGGCCGCGATAAAACTGGAACTTATTTGGTGGAAGGCTTTCATTTAGTAGAAGAAGCACTACGTCAAGATGGTTTAGTACTGGAGCTGCTTGTTTCAAGTGGTGTTTCTGTTCCAGAAGAGTGGTTAAAAGGCGATTATGATGTGTTTGAAATCAGTACAGAAATCAGCCACTTAATTAGCGAAACAATGACAGAGCAAGGCGTCTTTGCCGTAGTCTCCACTTCTGAGCCAGATATGATGCTTTTATATGGTAAGAAATTATTACTTGTAGACGCAGTACAAGATCCAGGGAATGTTGGTACGTTAATTCGTACGGCTGATGCTGCTGGTTATGATTGTGTCGTGCTCGGCCGAGGTAGTGCAGACCTATATAATCCAAAAGTAATTCGTAGTACACAAGGTAGCCATTTTCACATTCCTGTTATTCAAGCAGATTTATTTGATTGGATTTCCAATTTAGAAGAAGAAGGTGTTCCTGTAATTGGCGCAGTTTTAGATGACCAAGCGAAATCATTAAACGACATGCCAAAACGCGAAACATTAGCTTTGATGGTTGGAAATGAAGGAAACGGTATTTCTCCGGAATTACAAGATCGTCTTTCTGAAAAAGTCTACATTCCTATTTACGGCGACAGCGAGTCTTTAAATGTAGCTGTTGCAGCAGGAATTTTACTGTACGGTTTACGAAAATAATAAAAAGTGGTGACTAAGTTCATTCCGACTTAGTCACCACTTTTTTAGATTTCTTCTTGTTTTTCCATTTTTACTTCGCGAATCGCAACACGTTTTAAATCAGCTACAACGCTATGCATGTAATCAAATGCTGCTCCCCAGTCAATGCCAGTGAAGAAGCTATTCGAACTACCTGTCGAGATAATCGTTACTTCCGTTTCGCCGTGGAAATTATTAATATTAACGAAAAGTGCCGCTCGATTAGAAGAGCGCAAATAAAATTTTTCGCAAGCAAGAGTCGCAAGTTCGCCAAAATCAAACGTTCTAATCTCAGAAAACACGATATTCGATCCAGCTTGACCTGCTTTGATTATTTCGAAGGTTTCAGTAACATCAGTTTTGACAATGTATCTAATAGATGGCATTATAGCCGCCTCCTTAATAAATCTATCTTAGTTATATTTTAAGCCAGAAGGATATTTTGGTCAATGGTATTTCAACTTACTAAATATAAGCAACATAACATTTATTAGTTACTTTCTGATGATAGATATGGTACAATAACGTTAGAGGTGAGAATTATGACTGATGCACATACAGTATGTCCGAAGTTTGAATCGGCGTTCCAATTACTAGGTAAACGCTGGACTGGACTTATCATCAATGTCTTACTGACTGGTCCAAAAAGGTTTAAACAAGTTGCCGCTGAGATCCCACAAATGAGTGATCGGGTGCTTGCAGAACGTTTGAAGGAACTTGAGGAAATGGATATTTGCTTGAGACAAGTTTATCCAGAAACTCCTGTACGCATTGAATATGAACTAACCGAAAAAGGCAAAGCACTCCAAGAAGTAATGCTTGAAGTCCAGTGTTGGGCGGATAAATGGGTGGAAGTACCTAATTAAAAAGAAATAATCTCTCCTGTTAAATTGGGGGAGATTATTTTTTAGCTTGAATCTTTCGTAGAACCATACTATAATAGAAACTATCTAAATAAGTAAAGACAATGAAAGAGCCAAGTAGCAAACTGAGTCTGTATAGGGAGAAGTGGTCAAAGACTGAAAGCCACTTTACAAACAAATTTGTGAACATTTCACCTCTGGAGTCGCCGCCGGGAAGCACGCAACGTGTGAAGGTGGTCCGGTTACTAAGCCGTTATCGAATCATGAGTGGGAACAATTTTTTTGTTCTTATTAGGGTGGTACCGCGAGAAGTCTCGTCCCTTTGTGGATAGAGCTTTTTTATTTTGTCTAAAAAGAAGGAGTGAACGGTATGTTAGAACAGTTACAGACGCTGAAAAGTGAAGCAGAAACACAAATCAACGAAGCATCAGACTTAAAAACTTTAAACGACTTACGAGTAAAATACCTTGGTAAAAAAGGCCCGATGACCGAAATTATGAAACAAATGGGGAAACTTTCCGCAGAAGAAAGACCAAAAATGGGTTCGCTTGCTAATGAAGTTCGTACAGCTTTAACAGAAGCTATTTCCAGCAAGCAACAAATTCTCGAAACAGCCGCAATCAATGAAAAACTAAAATCAGAAACTATCGACGTTACGTTACCAGGGACTGCTCCAAGCATCGGAACAAAACACCTTTTAACACAAGTAATTGAAGAAATGGAAGATATGTTCATTGGTATGGGCTACGAAATCGCAGAAGGACCAGAAGTAGAATTAGATTACTACAACTTCGAGGCGCTAAACTTACCAAAAGATCATCCAGCTCGTGATATGCAAGATAGCTTCTATATTACAGAAAATACTTTACTACGTACCCAAACTTCACCCGTACAAGCAAGAACAATGGAGAAACACGATTTCTCTAAAGGGCCAATCAAAGTTATTTGCCCAGGGAAAGTATACCGCCGTGATAATGACGACGCGACGCACTCGCACCAATTTACACAAATCGAAGGGCTTGTAGTTGGCGAAAACATCACTTTTGCTGATTTAAAAGGAACGCTAACAGTCCTTGCAAAAACAATGTTTGGTGAAGAACGTGAAATTCGTCTTCGTCCATCATTCTTCCCGTTCACAGAGCCATCCGTTGAAATGGATATCTCTTGTTTCAAATGTGGCGGTAAAGGTTGCCGCGTTTGTAAAGGAACAGGTTGGATTGAAATTTTAGGAAGCGGAATGGTACATCCAAACGTCCTTGAAATGTCTGGAATTGATTCTACTCGATACAGCGGCTTTGCTTTCGGCTTAGGACCTGAACGTGTTGCAATGTTGAAATATGCGGTGGATGATATTCGCCACCTTTATACAAATGATTTACGCTTTACGAAGCAATTCCAAAGTACAGAAACGGGGGAAATCTAATGTTAGTTTCATATAATTGGGTCAAAGAATTTTTCCAAGACTTCCCGTTAACGGCGGAAGAGCTAGGAGAAGCGATTACAAGAACAGGTATTGAAATCGAAGGCGTAGAAGAATTAAGCGCTAGTTTGAAAAATGTTGTGGTTGGCGAAGTATTATCATGCGAACGCCACCCCGATGCAGAAAAATTAAATAAATGTCTCGTACAAACAGATGAAGCAGAACCAGTTCAAATTATCTGCGGAGCGCCAAACGTCGCCGCTGGTCAAAAAGTCATCGTTGCCAAAGTTGGTGCAAGACTTCCAGGCGGACTTAAAATCAAACGCGCTAAATTACGTGGCGAAGTATCAGAAGGCATGATTTGTTCACTCGCAGAACTTGGCTTTGAAAGTAAAGTCGTGCCAAAAGCATACGCAGATGGCATTTACGTATTACCAGAACATGTTGAAACAGGCGTAAGTGCAATCACGTTACTTGGCTTAGATGATGCCATTCTTGATATGGCAATCACTCCAAACCGTGCCGACGCATTAAGCATGAACGGCGTAGCTCATGAGGTTGGCGCGATTATCCATCAAAAACCAGCCCAACCAACTCAGCCCGACGTATCCGAAAAAGGTAAAGCTGATGCATTTATTTCTGTAGAAGTAGAAAACCCAGCTGACACACCTTACTATGCGATTAAAATGATCGAAAACATCGAAATCAAAGAATCACCACTGTGGCTACAAACAAAACTAATGAAAGCGGGTATCCGTCCACATAATAACGTTGTCGATGTAACCAACTACATCAACTTATTATACGGCCAACCTTTGCACTCATTTGACTATGATAAAATCGGCAGTAAAAAAATTGTCGTACGTTCTGCGAAAGAACAAGAAGAAATTACGACACTTGATGGCGAGAAAAGAACATTACAAGCGGGACATACAGTTATTACTAACGGAACAGAACCAATTGCCATCGCTGGTGTTATGGGCGGCGAATTTTCCGAAGTAACAGAGAGCACAACAACCGTAGCGCTAGAAGGTGCGATTTTCAGTAGTTCCTCTATCGGTAAAGCATCACGAGAATTATACCTACGTACCGAAGCAAGTATTCGTTACGATAAAGGCTCTGATGCTTGGAAAGTAGAAAAAGCACTTGCGCACGGCGGAGCATTAATCGCTGAACTTAGTGGTGGAACGCTTGTTGGCGGTGTAGTGGAAGTAGATAACCGTGAAAAAGCAGTAAATAAAATCGAAACAAGCTTAACGCGAATTAACCGTATTTTAGGAACGGCGATTACACTTGCGGAAATCGAAACTATTTTTGCTCGTTTAGGATTTGTGTTAGAAGTAAAAGATGACACATTGATCATCGAAGTACCAACAAGACGTTGGGATATTACAATTGAAGCGGACATTTTAGAAGAAGTAGCACGTATTTATGGCTATGACGAAATTCCAGTAACTCTTCCAGCAACAAGCACAACAGGTGGTTTATCAGACAGCCAAAAAGCTCGTCGTGTGATGCGCGCTTATTTAGAAGGAGCTGGACTTAACCAAGCGTTAACATATTCCTTAACTTCCAAAAAAGATGCGACTCGTTTAGCATTATCTGATGAAAAAACAGTGGCGCTATCAATGCCAATGAGTGAAGAACATAGCCATTTAAGAACAAGTATCGTCCCACAATTAATTCGTAGCGCAAGTTATAATATCGCTCGTAAAAATATGGACGTAGCACTTTATGAAATGGGAACCGTGTTCTACGCAACAGAAGGCGACAATTTACCAATCGAACAAGAGCATTTAGCTGGCCTAATCACTGGGAACTGGCATGTTGCAGATTGGCAAAAAACACCAAAACCAGTAGACTTCTTCGTTTTAAAAGGAATTGTCGAAGGTTTAGTGAACAAATTAGGAATTAAAGCTGAACTGCACTGGAAGCAAACCGAAAAAGAAGAACTGCATCCAGGAAGAACAGCAAGCATCGTTTTAGAAGGGCAAGAAATCGGTTATCTTGGGGCGCTTCATCCAGCAGTAGAAGCAAACTATGATTTAAAAGAAACCTATGTATTTGAAATCAATGTAGCGGCTTTACTTGATGCAACAAAAGAAAAAGTTGTTTATCATCCAATTCCACGCTACCCAGAAATGACGCGCGACTTAGCCTTACTTGTTGACAAGGATACCGACCATGCTGCAATTTCTCAAGTAATCAAAGAGCACGGCGGAAACTTATTAGTCAATATCGAGCTATTTGATATTTTCGAAGGAGAAAGCCTTGGCGAAAATAAAAAATCGCTTGCATACACATTAACTTTCCTAGACAGTGAAAGAACGCTAGTCGAAGAAGACGTCCAAAAAGCAACGAACAAAGTAGTGGAAGCATTACAAACAAAACTAAATGCGATTATCCGCTAAATGAAAAAAACTAACTGGAACTTCTCCGGTTAGTTTTTTTATGCTACTTTCCTTATTTAGTACTTCACTAACTTAAATACCACATGTTATAATTATGGCACATGACAGAGAGAAAAGGACGAGGAAAATGACCTACGTAGAAATGAAAGATGTCTCTAAATTTTATCAAATGGGAGAGAATGTTGTTACAGCTAATGACAAAATCAATTTTGGGATAAATAAAGGTGAATTTGTTGTTATCGTTGGACCTTCTGGAGCTGGTAAATCCACCGTGTTAAACATATTAGGCGGGATGGATAGTTCGAGTGAAGGAAAAATCATGGTAGATGGGCAAGATATTGCTCAATATAATGCAAAACAACTAACGAAATACCGCCGCACAGATGTCGGCTTTGTTTTTCAATTTTACAATTTAGTTCCTAATTTAACCGCGAAAGAAA belongs to Listeria swaminathanii and includes:
- a CDS encoding glucosaminidase domain-containing protein; translation: MKYRKLSKKKKQKRLIGIAGILLLVILVGVIASVVRQQYLIMTAPEPDPAFHSKQQNFLNELSPRAQEIQAKHGILTSITLAQAILESDWGQSGLAQKGNNLFGVKGKSPQPMVTMTTKEFVDGEWIEINANFRKYKDWNESLDSHAELFLKGTSWNKDKYNGVVAADDYKKAAQELQSAGYATDPDYAEKLINIIEKYDLALYDRIEDKIYYDTKSTGYGKVEKDVSGAIWTKPYGLAGALKVEEINYYKREDLKILREAKTDSGVWYQISVDTEPIGWVKQELIAKK
- a CDS encoding glucosaminidase domain-containing protein, with amino-acid sequence MLQLAKKHLVTIGLGITITLCALPIHSQAAGLEDGLTSKQEKFINEIAPHAQKVQKEHGILASITISQAILESNWGESKLAKDGNNLFGIKGSYNGASIKLPTKEHNGVVWVGTDAVFRAYPGWYESMNDHALLFVNGPSWNPHLYGGLIKEYNFEKAAVALGKTGYSSDPEYAAKLIDLIKKANLNKYDTVYSERVSDKAIKAAGEVAIKDNCFVWSAPGGTKGANPVASTTKYFGRQVSINQEVKVTDSNITWYQIHQNGESIGWIESTSIKNFYQLEDYSPTVDALLKTDDQNRLVINMDIDTSELHKTKLAKADTKEKTAFNLPLLNVQSIVW
- a CDS encoding M42 family metallopeptidase, translated to MDEQLKMLKALTDAKGIPGNERAVRNVFREYIEPLADSFETDGLGSAVAKKVGNEDGPKIMIAGHLDEVGFMVTQIDDKGFIKFQTVGGWVSQVMLAQKVTIVTRSGEEITGVIGSKPPHVMTAAERQKSFDIKDMFIDVGAVDKAEVESYGIRPGDMIVPAFDFTVMKNEKFLLAKAWDNRIGLAIAIEVLKNLQKEQHPNIVYGVGTVQEEVGLRGAKTAAHFVQPDIGFAVDVGIAGDTPGVTDKEAMSKMGEGPQIVIYDASMVAHAGLRDFVTDVADELSIPYQFEAIPMGGTDSGSIHLTGNGIPSLSITIATRYIHSHSSMLHRDDFENAVKLITEVVKRLDKEKVTEIRLG
- a CDS encoding TrmH family RNA methyltransferase, whose product is MEQIQSVKNDRVKTWKKLQTRKGRDKTGTYLVEGFHLVEEALRQDGLVLELLVSSGVSVPEEWLKGDYDVFEISTEISHLISETMTEQGVFAVVSTSEPDMMLLYGKKLLLVDAVQDPGNVGTLIRTADAAGYDCVVLGRGSADLYNPKVIRSTQGSHFHIPVIQADLFDWISNLEEEGVPVIGAVLDDQAKSLNDMPKRETLALMVGNEGNGISPELQDRLSEKVYIPIYGDSESLNVAVAAGILLYGLRK
- a CDS encoding DUF6054 family protein translates to MPSIRYIVKTDVTETFEIIKAGQAGSNIVFSEIRTFDFGELATLACEKFYLRSSNRAALFVNINNFHGETEVTIISTGSSNSFFTGIDWGAAFDYMHSVVADLKRVAIREVKMEKQEEI
- a CDS encoding winged helix-turn-helix transcriptional regulator, giving the protein MTDAHTVCPKFESAFQLLGKRWTGLIINVLLTGPKRFKQVAAEIPQMSDRVLAERLKELEEMDICLRQVYPETPVRIEYELTEKGKALQEVMLEVQCWADKWVEVPN
- the pheS gene encoding phenylalanine--tRNA ligase subunit alpha — protein: MLEQLQTLKSEAETQINEASDLKTLNDLRVKYLGKKGPMTEIMKQMGKLSAEERPKMGSLANEVRTALTEAISSKQQILETAAINEKLKSETIDVTLPGTAPSIGTKHLLTQVIEEMEDMFIGMGYEIAEGPEVELDYYNFEALNLPKDHPARDMQDSFYITENTLLRTQTSPVQARTMEKHDFSKGPIKVICPGKVYRRDNDDATHSHQFTQIEGLVVGENITFADLKGTLTVLAKTMFGEEREIRLRPSFFPFTEPSVEMDISCFKCGGKGCRVCKGTGWIEILGSGMVHPNVLEMSGIDSTRYSGFAFGLGPERVAMLKYAVDDIRHLYTNDLRFTKQFQSTETGEI
- the pheT gene encoding phenylalanine--tRNA ligase subunit beta, which gives rise to MLVSYNWVKEFFQDFPLTAEELGEAITRTGIEIEGVEELSASLKNVVVGEVLSCERHPDAEKLNKCLVQTDEAEPVQIICGAPNVAAGQKVIVAKVGARLPGGLKIKRAKLRGEVSEGMICSLAELGFESKVVPKAYADGIYVLPEHVETGVSAITLLGLDDAILDMAITPNRADALSMNGVAHEVGAIIHQKPAQPTQPDVSEKGKADAFISVEVENPADTPYYAIKMIENIEIKESPLWLQTKLMKAGIRPHNNVVDVTNYINLLYGQPLHSFDYDKIGSKKIVVRSAKEQEEITTLDGEKRTLQAGHTVITNGTEPIAIAGVMGGEFSEVTESTTTVALEGAIFSSSSIGKASRELYLRTEASIRYDKGSDAWKVEKALAHGGALIAELSGGTLVGGVVEVDNREKAVNKIETSLTRINRILGTAITLAEIETIFARLGFVLEVKDDTLIIEVPTRRWDITIEADILEEVARIYGYDEIPVTLPATSTTGGLSDSQKARRVMRAYLEGAGLNQALTYSLTSKKDATRLALSDEKTVALSMPMSEEHSHLRTSIVPQLIRSASYNIARKNMDVALYEMGTVFYATEGDNLPIEQEHLAGLITGNWHVADWQKTPKPVDFFVLKGIVEGLVNKLGIKAELHWKQTEKEELHPGRTASIVLEGQEIGYLGALHPAVEANYDLKETYVFEINVAALLDATKEKVVYHPIPRYPEMTRDLALLVDKDTDHAAISQVIKEHGGNLLVNIELFDIFEGESLGENKKSLAYTLTFLDSERTLVEEDVQKATNKVVEALQTKLNAIIR